From Lysobacter auxotrophicus, the proteins below share one genomic window:
- the dnaG gene encoding DNA primase, with translation MARIPDAFIDDLLARTDLVEVIGSRVQLKRQGKEYSARCPFHDERSPSFTVSPVKGFYHCFGCGAHGTAISFLMNYDRLEFLDAVEELAKRLGMEVPRDTHQRNANPDSQDLYGALDAASKFFQKQLANNGRALGYFDSRGVDADTRARFSLGYAPDGFNALRDALGTDPRRMKLLERGGLFSKNDRGHVYDKFRDRVMFPIHDRRGRTIAFGGRVLEKENGPKYLNSPETELFHKGRELYGLWQVRQANNKIERLIVVEGYMDVIALFQNGFDTAVATLGTATTPDHAELLFRNAPDVYFCFDGDRAGRGAAWKAVESVLPRMKDGRQAFFLFLPDGEDPDSLVRAEGRDGFEARLKQATPLSQFFFDSLSSDVNLHTLEGKGRLAERAKPLLAQIPDGAFGDLMKQRLTELTGVGARASTPETHVPVQRARAQGTTHGSKPSLVRSAITMLLQQPQVALALPPSLHFASLDQPGVGLLVEIIELVHQRPDISTGLILEHFADRSEAPALTKLATAGAVETTASTPLDARVLDDADRRQQAFLDAIARLDAQALQARIESLQGRMASLVDAEKQELRELLSLRLLQRH, from the coding sequence ATGGCCCGCATCCCCGACGCTTTCATCGACGACCTGCTCGCGCGCACCGACCTCGTCGAGGTGATCGGTTCGCGCGTGCAGCTCAAGCGCCAGGGCAAGGAGTATTCGGCTCGCTGCCCGTTCCATGACGAGCGCTCGCCCAGCTTCACCGTCTCGCCGGTGAAGGGCTTCTATCACTGCTTCGGCTGCGGCGCGCACGGCACCGCGATCAGCTTCCTGATGAATTACGACCGCCTCGAGTTCCTCGACGCGGTGGAAGAACTCGCCAAGCGCCTGGGCATGGAAGTGCCGCGCGACACGCACCAGCGCAACGCGAATCCCGACAGCCAGGATCTCTACGGCGCACTGGACGCCGCGTCGAAGTTCTTCCAGAAGCAGCTGGCGAACAACGGTCGCGCACTCGGGTATTTCGACAGCCGCGGCGTCGATGCCGACACGCGCGCGCGCTTCTCGCTCGGCTACGCGCCCGACGGCTTCAACGCCCTGCGCGATGCGCTGGGCACCGACCCGCGACGCATGAAACTGCTTGAACGCGGCGGCTTGTTCTCGAAGAACGATCGCGGCCACGTCTACGACAAGTTCCGCGACCGTGTGATGTTCCCGATCCACGATCGCCGCGGTCGCACGATCGCGTTCGGCGGTCGCGTGCTCGAGAAGGAAAACGGCCCGAAGTACCTCAACTCGCCCGAGACCGAACTGTTCCACAAAGGCCGCGAACTCTACGGCCTGTGGCAGGTGCGCCAGGCGAACAACAAGATCGAACGGCTGATCGTCGTCGAAGGCTACATGGACGTGATCGCGCTGTTCCAGAACGGCTTCGATACGGCCGTGGCGACGCTCGGCACCGCGACGACGCCCGATCACGCGGAGCTGCTGTTCCGCAACGCGCCGGACGTCTATTTCTGTTTCGACGGCGACCGCGCGGGACGTGGCGCCGCATGGAAAGCGGTCGAGTCCGTGTTGCCGCGCATGAAGGACGGACGCCAGGCGTTCTTCCTGTTCCTGCCCGACGGCGAGGATCCCGATTCGCTGGTGCGTGCCGAAGGGCGCGATGGTTTCGAAGCAAGATTGAAGCAGGCGACGCCGTTGTCGCAGTTCTTCTTCGACTCGCTTTCCAGCGACGTCAACCTGCACACGCTGGAAGGCAAGGGCCGCCTCGCCGAACGCGCCAAGCCGCTGCTCGCGCAGATTCCCGACGGCGCGTTCGGCGACCTGATGAAGCAGCGCCTGACCGAACTCACCGGCGTCGGCGCACGCGCGAGCACGCCGGAAACGCACGTGCCGGTGCAGCGCGCGCGAGCGCAGGGCACCACGCATGGTTCCAAGCCGTCGCTCGTGCGCAGCGCCATCACGATGTTGCTGCAGCAGCCGCAGGTCGCGCTCGCGCTGCCGCCGTCGCTGCATTTCGCCTCGCTCGACCAGCCCGGCGTCGGCCTGCTGGTGGAAATCATCGAACTGGTGCACCAGCGGCCGGACATCTCCACCGGGCTGATCCTGGAACACTTCGCCGATCGCAGCGAAGCGCCGGCGCTGACCAAGCTCGCCACCGCCGGTGCGGTGGAAACCACGGCGTCCACGCCGCTGGATGCGCGCGTGCTCGACGATGCCGACCGCCGGCAGCAGGCGTTCCTCGATGCCATCGCGCGCCTGGACGCACAGGCGCTGCAGGCGCGCATCGAATCGCTGCAGGGGCGCATGGCCTCGCTGGTCGACGCGGAAAAGCAGGAGCTTCGCGAGCTGCTGTCGCTGCGGTTGCTGCAGCGGCACTAA
- a CDS encoding S9 family peptidase, with protein MSPRGSILLPALLLACAAPALAQKPQAKAPAVAREQVGNRTSENIPAIPPELVERLSRYQNTRGATFAGWSDDCLLISTRFAETAQAHRVCAPMGMREQLTFYPEPLAAIEAAPARSTLDGFVFGKDIGGNEFWQLHWFDLKSRETTLLTDGKARNQGPLFSHDGKQFAWSSTARNGKDTDVWVMDFAARKPRVLVTEGGQWNAMDFSPDGRELLVMKYVSAAESYPGVVDLASGKLTMFPVDGGKASLKEFRYSPDGRGVYYLSDEPIDGKPQEFLTLRHHDPKTGRFEVLTGSTPWDVADLALSDDGKRLAYTTNEDGIYKLHVLSLPSHREVKLPQLPVGVVVNLGFSPDGDRLAVTLNSATSPSDVYVIDLDSSKIARWTQSEVGGLDASKFVAPKLVHYPTFDSVDGKPRRIPAFYYRPANVPAGRKIPVVINIHGGPEGQSLPLFNPTAQFLANELGVAMLLPNVRGSEGYGKTYLSLDNAEKREDSVKDIGALLDWIARQPELDASRVGVYGGSYGGYMVLASLMHYSDRIKAGVDIVGISHFGTFLKNTESYRRDLRRAEYGDERDPAMAKVFDTISPLNHADRIASRLFVAQGKNDPRVPYTEAEQIVKAVRANGQPVWYLLYDDEGHGFKKKTNVDYFNAATMLFWEQALLGK; from the coding sequence ATGTCGCCACGCGGTTCCATCCTCCTGCCCGCCCTGCTGCTCGCGTGCGCCGCGCCTGCCCTCGCGCAGAAGCCGCAGGCCAAGGCGCCGGCCGTCGCGCGCGAACAGGTCGGCAATCGCACCAGCGAGAACATCCCGGCGATTCCGCCGGAACTGGTCGAACGCCTGAGCCGCTACCAGAACACGCGCGGCGCGACGTTCGCGGGCTGGAGCGACGACTGCCTGCTCATCAGCACGCGCTTCGCCGAAACCGCGCAGGCACATCGAGTGTGCGCGCCGATGGGCATGCGCGAGCAGCTGACGTTCTATCCCGAACCGCTCGCCGCGATCGAAGCCGCACCGGCGCGCTCGACGCTGGACGGCTTCGTGTTCGGCAAGGACATCGGCGGCAACGAGTTCTGGCAGCTGCACTGGTTCGACCTCAAATCGCGCGAAACCACGCTGCTCACCGACGGCAAGGCGCGTAACCAGGGCCCGCTGTTCTCGCACGACGGCAAGCAGTTCGCGTGGAGCAGTACCGCGCGCAACGGGAAGGACACCGACGTGTGGGTGATGGATTTCGCCGCGCGCAAGCCGCGCGTGCTCGTCACCGAAGGCGGCCAGTGGAACGCGATGGACTTCTCGCCCGACGGCCGCGAGCTGCTGGTGATGAAGTACGTTTCGGCGGCGGAGTCGTATCCGGGCGTGGTCGACCTGGCCAGCGGAAAGCTCACGATGTTCCCCGTCGACGGCGGCAAGGCATCGCTCAAGGAGTTCAGGTATTCGCCCGACGGACGCGGCGTGTACTACCTCTCCGACGAGCCCATCGACGGCAAGCCGCAGGAATTCCTGACGCTGCGCCACCACGATCCGAAGACCGGCAGGTTCGAGGTACTCACCGGATCGACGCCGTGGGACGTCGCGGATCTTGCGCTCAGCGACGACGGCAAGCGCCTGGCGTATACAACCAACGAGGACGGCATCTACAAACTGCACGTGCTGTCGTTGCCCTCGCATCGCGAGGTGAAGCTGCCGCAGCTACCCGTCGGCGTCGTGGTGAACCTGGGCTTCTCGCCCGATGGCGATCGCTTGGCGGTGACGCTCAACTCGGCGACGTCGCCGAGCGATGTGTACGTCATCGACCTGGACAGTTCGAAAATCGCGCGCTGGACGCAGAGCGAAGTCGGCGGACTCGACGCGTCGAAGTTCGTCGCCCCGAAGCTGGTGCATTACCCGACGTTCGACTCGGTCGATGGAAAGCCGCGGAGGATCCCGGCGTTCTACTACCGTCCGGCGAACGTGCCGGCGGGCAGGAAGATCCCGGTCGTGATCAACATCCACGGCGGCCCGGAAGGCCAGTCGCTGCCGCTGTTCAACCCGACCGCGCAGTTCCTGGCGAACGAACTCGGCGTGGCGATGCTGCTGCCGAACGTGCGCGGCTCGGAAGGCTACGGCAAGACGTACCTGAGCCTGGACAACGCGGAGAAGCGCGAGGATTCGGTCAAGGACATCGGCGCGCTGCTGGACTGGATCGCGCGGCAGCCCGAGCTCGACGCCTCGCGCGTGGGCGTGTACGGCGGCAGCTACGGCGGCTACATGGTGCTGGCCTCGCTGATGCACTACAGCGACCGCATCAAGGCCGGCGTTGACATCGTCGGCATCTCGCACTTCGGCACGTTCCTGAAGAACACCGAAAGCTACCGCCGCGACCTTCGCCGCGCGGAGTACGGCGACGAGCGCGATCCGGCGATGGCGAAGGTGTTCGACACGATCTCGCCGCTGAATCACGCCGACCGCATCGCGTCGAGACTCTTCGTCGCGCAGGGCAAGAACGATCCGCGCGTGCCGTACACCGAGGCCGAGCAGATCGTGAAGGCAGTTCGCGCGAACGGGCAGCCCGTCTGGTACCTGCTGTACGACGACGAAGGCCACGGCTTCAAGAAGAAGACCAACGTGGATTACTTCAACGCGGCGACGATGCTGTTCTGGGAGCAGGCGTTGCTTGGGAAGTGA
- a CDS encoding metal-dependent hydrolase family protein — MTHNRFRFAVTSLFAGLVAATSGASAQAPELIEPQAQAGEVVVTAGRLLDVRTGRMIDHPQVRVRDGRIVEVARAGAALPPNARVIDLPGMTLMPGMIDMHTHLDADPTYGGYTGLQFNDRFWSMISVGNAQRTLLAGFTTIRNVGSDAWNDVGLRQAIDEGKLTGPRIVTAAYSFGATGGHCDSTFFPPSMNQKSPYNADTPEEGRQRVRELRKYGAQVIKICATGGVFSRNTEPGQQQMSYAEMKAIADEAHQWGLKVAAHAHGTAGIKDAIRAGVDTIEHASLIDEEGIRLAKQHGAWLSMDIYNTDYTQAEGKKNGVLEDNLRKDREVADIQRENFRRAHAAGAKMVFGTDAGIYPHGNNAKQFAVMVRYGMTPLEAIQSATLTASQALGREDVGVVEANRWADLIAVNGDPTKDVTVLEQVPFVMKGGVVVKGEGAAQ, encoded by the coding sequence ATGACGCACAACCGCTTCCGCTTCGCAGTGACTTCGTTGTTCGCCGGCCTCGTCGCCGCCACGTCGGGCGCGTCCGCGCAGGCGCCGGAACTGATCGAACCGCAGGCGCAGGCGGGCGAGGTCGTCGTCACCGCCGGGCGCCTGCTCGACGTGCGCACGGGCCGCATGATCGACCACCCGCAGGTGCGCGTACGCGACGGTCGCATCGTCGAGGTCGCGCGCGCCGGCGCGGCGCTGCCGCCGAACGCGCGCGTGATCGATCTTCCTGGCATGACGCTGATGCCCGGCATGATCGACATGCACACGCACCTGGACGCCGATCCCACCTACGGCGGCTACACCGGGCTGCAGTTCAACGACCGCTTCTGGTCGATGATCTCCGTCGGCAATGCGCAGCGCACGTTGCTCGCGGGCTTCACCACCATCCGCAACGTCGGTTCCGATGCCTGGAACGACGTCGGCCTGCGCCAGGCGATCGACGAAGGCAAGCTCACCGGCCCGCGCATCGTCACGGCGGCGTACTCGTTCGGCGCGACCGGCGGGCATTGCGACTCGACGTTCTTCCCGCCGTCGATGAACCAGAAGAGCCCGTACAACGCCGACACGCCGGAAGAGGGCCGCCAGCGCGTGCGCGAGCTGCGCAAGTACGGCGCGCAGGTGATCAAGATCTGCGCGACCGGCGGCGTGTTCTCGCGCAACACCGAGCCGGGCCAGCAGCAGATGAGTTACGCCGAGATGAAGGCGATCGCCGACGAAGCGCACCAGTGGGGGCTGAAGGTCGCCGCGCATGCGCACGGCACGGCGGGCATCAAGGACGCGATCCGCGCCGGCGTGGACACCATCGAGCACGCGAGCCTGATCGACGAGGAGGGCATCCGCCTGGCGAAGCAGCACGGCGCGTGGCTGTCGATGGACATCTACAACACCGACTACACGCAGGCCGAAGGCAAGAAGAACGGCGTGCTCGAGGACAACCTGCGCAAGGATCGCGAGGTCGCCGACATCCAGCGCGAGAACTTCCGCCGCGCGCACGCCGCCGGCGCGAAGATGGTCTTCGGCACCGACGCCGGCATCTACCCGCACGGCAACAACGCGAAGCAGTTCGCGGTGATGGTGCGTTACGGCATGACGCCGCTGGAGGCGATCCAGTCGGCGACGCTCACCGCGTCGCAGGCGCTGGGCCGCGAGGACGTGGGCGTGGTCGAAGCGAATCGCTGGGCCGACCTGATCGCCGTCAACGGCGACCCCACGAAGGACGTGACGGTGCTGGAGCAGGTGCCGTTCGTGATGAAGGGCGGCGTGGTGGTGAAGGGCGAGGGCGCGGCGCAGTAA
- a CDS encoding heme o synthase, translated as MPKGTLKQYWDLTKPRVVALIVFTALVGMFLAVPGLPPLRESVLGFLGIWLAASSAAAINQLLDSRIDAKMARTSWRPIVAGQITPTQALVFALILAALSMTILVVWVNTITAILTFASLIGYAVIYTVYLKRATPQNIVIGGIAGAAPPLLGWAAITGMTGEWDWPHALLLVLIIFVWTPPHFWALAIFRRADYARAMVPMLPVTHGVEYTRWQILFYTVLLVVVTILPWAAGMSGLFYLGGALVLGAVFLGYAWKLMNPPDEMYAMKVFNYSIVYLMALFAFLLLDHWLMPLLAPVPVMEFQPQH; from the coding sequence ATGCCGAAGGGCACCCTCAAGCAGTACTGGGACCTCACCAAGCCGCGCGTCGTGGCGCTGATCGTGTTCACCGCGCTGGTGGGCATGTTCCTCGCCGTGCCGGGGCTGCCGCCGCTGCGGGAATCGGTGCTGGGCTTCCTCGGCATCTGGCTGGCCGCGTCCAGCGCGGCCGCGATCAACCAGCTGCTGGACTCGCGCATCGACGCCAAGATGGCGCGCACGTCGTGGCGCCCGATCGTCGCCGGGCAGATCACGCCGACGCAGGCGCTGGTGTTCGCGCTGATCCTCGCCGCGCTATCGATGACGATCCTGGTGGTGTGGGTCAACACGATCACCGCGATCCTCACCTTCGCCTCGCTCATTGGCTACGCGGTGATCTACACCGTGTACCTCAAGCGCGCGACGCCGCAGAACATCGTCATCGGCGGCATCGCCGGCGCGGCGCCGCCGCTGCTGGGCTGGGCCGCCATCACCGGCATGACCGGCGAGTGGGACTGGCCGCACGCGCTGCTGCTGGTGCTGATCATCTTCGTCTGGACGCCGCCGCACTTCTGGGCGCTGGCGATCTTCCGCCGCGCCGACTACGCGCGCGCGATGGTGCCGATGCTCCCGGTGACGCATGGCGTGGAATACACGCGCTGGCAGATCCTGTTCTACACGGTGCTGCTGGTCGTGGTGACGATCCTTCCGTGGGCGGCCGGCATGAGCGGGCTGTTCTACCTCGGCGGCGCGCTCGTGCTGGGCGCGGTGTTCCTCGGCTACGCGTGGAAGCTGATGAACCCGCCCGACGAGATGTACGCGATGAAGGTCTTCAACTATTCCATCGTGTACCTGATGGCGCTGTTCGCCTTCCTGTTGCTGGACCACTGGCTGATGCCGCTGCTGGCGCCGGTGCCGGTGATGGAGTTCCAGCCGCAACACTGA
- a CDS encoding COX15/CtaA family protein, whose amino-acid sequence MTMPTESRTGSRPAVYRHFHRLAWLAVALALGVIVFGAFVRLSNAGLSCPDWPTCYGRAAWPTVAHEVVDHAATAIRPVEVHKAWREQFHRMIAGTLGVLVLGLALLAARRRKYGVLQVIAASVLVGIGIPLYMHGEHVAASVLAIAGEAILLFAALRWSNVDLARVASITLAVIIFQALLGMWTVTWLLKPIVVMGHLLGGLLTFSLILWMAWRATHIPIRLAEAQLVRRLVIAGIVLLGVQIALGGWTSANYAALACGNDFPTCVGQWWPRHDFREAFVLWRGIGVDYEGGILDGEARIAIQLAHRMMAMVVFVYLLWLAVRLIRTPGMRSWATLLGLLVFAQVGLGIANVRLGLPLSVAVMHNAGAVLLLFVLVSLLARLRPPEP is encoded by the coding sequence ATGACCATGCCCACCGAATCCCGGACCGGCTCGCGCCCCGCGGTTTACCGACATTTCCATCGCCTCGCCTGGCTCGCCGTCGCGCTCGCGCTCGGCGTGATCGTGTTCGGCGCATTCGTGCGCCTGTCCAACGCCGGCCTGAGCTGCCCCGACTGGCCGACCTGCTACGGCCGCGCCGCGTGGCCGACCGTCGCGCACGAGGTCGTCGACCATGCCGCCACGGCGATCCGCCCGGTCGAAGTGCACAAGGCGTGGCGCGAGCAGTTCCACCGCATGATCGCCGGCACGCTCGGCGTGCTGGTGCTGGGCCTCGCGCTGCTCGCCGCGCGCCGTCGCAAGTACGGCGTGCTGCAGGTCATCGCCGCATCGGTGCTCGTCGGCATCGGCATTCCGCTCTACATGCATGGCGAACACGTCGCCGCGTCGGTGCTCGCCATCGCCGGTGAGGCGATCCTGCTGTTCGCCGCGCTGCGCTGGAGCAACGTCGACCTCGCGCGCGTGGCGTCGATCACGCTCGCGGTGATCATCTTCCAGGCGCTGCTGGGGATGTGGACGGTGACGTGGCTGCTCAAGCCGATCGTCGTCATGGGCCATCTGCTCGGCGGGCTGCTGACGTTCTCGCTGATCCTGTGGATGGCGTGGCGCGCGACACACATTCCGATCCGCCTGGCCGAAGCGCAGCTGGTGCGCCGCCTGGTGATCGCCGGCATCGTGCTGCTCGGCGTGCAGATCGCGCTGGGCGGCTGGACCAGCGCGAACTACGCCGCGCTCGCATGCGGCAACGATTTCCCGACCTGCGTCGGCCAGTGGTGGCCGCGACACGACTTCCGCGAAGCCTTCGTGCTGTGGCGCGGCATCGGCGTGGATTACGAAGGCGGCATCCTCGACGGCGAGGCGCGCATCGCGATCCAGCTCGCGCATCGCATGATGGCGATGGTCGTGTTCGTCTACCTGCTGTGGCTCGCGGTGCGCCTGATCCGCACGCCGGGCATGCGCAGCTGGGCGACGCTGCTCGGCCTGCTGGTGTTCGCGCAGGTGGGCCTGGGCATCGCGAACGTCAGGCTCGGCCTCCCGCTGTCGGTGGCCGTGATGCACAACGCGGGCGCGGTGCTGCTGCTGTTCGTGCTCGTGTCGCTGCTGGCGCGCCTGCGCCCGCCGGAGCCGTGA
- a CDS encoding SURF1 family protein, producing MSRKRTLIVGWTAALVAIALFANLGLWQSRRAVEKQAMLDAAAQVMSDRTPRPLSLAGHAARAREVDWAVGTGTFDARAALLLDNQQRNGRAGVRVYRLFVPAQGGPMLVDLGWLPLSGDRKLPQVPNIDGAIELRGLLVPPPSTGLALGPALVKQGDAWLMTRVDLPAIARETGLSVPIAPRVLRLDPALRIGYERDLELLPNTLPPDQHRGYAVQWFALAAAVLATALILTFRRRRRP from the coding sequence GTGAGCCGCAAGCGCACGCTCATCGTCGGCTGGACGGCCGCCCTGGTCGCCATCGCCCTGTTCGCGAACCTCGGCCTGTGGCAGTCGCGCCGCGCCGTGGAGAAGCAGGCGATGCTCGATGCCGCGGCGCAGGTCATGTCCGATCGCACGCCGCGTCCGCTGTCGCTCGCGGGCCACGCCGCGCGTGCGCGTGAGGTCGACTGGGCCGTCGGCACCGGAACGTTCGATGCGCGCGCTGCGTTGCTGCTCGACAACCAGCAGCGCAACGGCCGGGCCGGCGTGCGCGTGTACCGCCTCTTCGTGCCGGCGCAGGGCGGTCCGATGCTGGTGGATCTCGGCTGGCTGCCGCTGTCGGGCGACCGCAAGCTGCCGCAGGTGCCGAACATCGACGGCGCGATCGAACTGCGCGGCCTGCTCGTGCCGCCGCCCTCGACGGGACTCGCGTTGGGTCCCGCGCTGGTGAAGCAGGGCGACGCCTGGCTGATGACGCGCGTCGACCTGCCCGCCATCGCGCGCGAAACCGGCCTGTCGGTGCCGATCGCGCCGCGCGTGCTGCGCCTGGATCCCGCACTGCGCATCGGCTACGAGCGCGACCTGGAGCTGCTGCCCAACACCCTTCCGCCGGACCAGCATCGCGGCTACGCGGTGCAGTGGTTCGCGCTTGCCGCCGCGGTACTCGCGACGGCGTTGATCCTCACTTTCCGCAGGCGCCGTCGGCCATAA
- a CDS encoding twin transmembrane helix small protein — protein sequence MNDSLKTLVIIAFLIVILWNLGAGLYYMLVDKGESKRTVNALTRRIALSIALILLVVLANYMGWIKFHGGP from the coding sequence ATGAACGATTCGCTCAAGACACTGGTGATCATCGCCTTCCTGATCGTCATCCTGTGGAACCTGGGCGCGGGCCTCTACTACATGCTCGTGGACAAGGGCGAGAGCAAGCGCACGGTGAACGCGCTGACCCGCCGCATCGCGCTGTCCATCGCGCTGATCCTGCTGGTGGTGCTCGCCAACTACATGGGTTGGATCAAGTTCCACGGCGGGCCGTAA
- a CDS encoding cytochrome c oxidase subunit 3, with protein sequence MAQSHSPDANTYFVPHSSRWPFLGSIALFTTMVGIASWFNEVSWGKPVFFFGIALMVGVLFGWFGDVVRESVRGNYNKQVDTSFRMGMIWFIFSEVMFFGAFFGALFYARMYAMPWLGGEGDGVMTNSLLWPGFSAAWPSNGPGAVGGVYQTIPAWGLPLLNTMILLTSGMTVTIAHHALKAGHRKQLLTFLGLTVLLGALFLYFQAEEYIHAYTELNLTLGSGIYGSTFFMLTGFHGAHVTLGTIMLAVIWFRCLKGHFTKDNHFAFEAVAWYWHFVDVVWLGLFLFVYVL encoded by the coding sequence ATGGCCCAATCCCACTCGCCGGACGCCAACACCTACTTCGTGCCGCATAGCAGCCGTTGGCCGTTCCTCGGTTCGATCGCGCTGTTCACCACCATGGTCGGCATCGCCAGCTGGTTCAACGAGGTCAGCTGGGGCAAGCCGGTGTTCTTCTTCGGCATCGCGCTGATGGTCGGCGTGCTGTTCGGCTGGTTCGGCGACGTCGTGCGCGAGTCGGTGCGCGGCAACTACAACAAGCAGGTGGACACGTCGTTCCGCATGGGGATGATCTGGTTCATCTTCTCGGAAGTGATGTTCTTCGGCGCCTTCTTCGGCGCGCTGTTCTACGCCCGCATGTACGCGATGCCGTGGCTGGGCGGCGAAGGCGACGGCGTGATGACCAACTCGCTGCTGTGGCCGGGCTTTTCGGCCGCGTGGCCGAGCAACGGCCCGGGCGCCGTCGGCGGCGTCTACCAGACGATCCCGGCGTGGGGCCTGCCGCTGCTCAACACGATGATCCTGCTCACCTCGGGCATGACGGTCACCATCGCGCACCACGCGCTGAAGGCCGGCCACCGCAAGCAGCTGCTGACCTTCCTCGGCCTGACGGTGCTGCTGGGCGCGCTGTTCCTGTACTTCCAGGCGGAGGAATACATCCACGCCTACACCGAGCTGAACCTCACGTTGGGTTCGGGCATCTACGGCTCGACGTTCTTCATGCTCACCGGCTTCCACGGCGCGCACGTCACGCTCGGCACGATCATGCTGGCGGTGATCTGGTTCCGCTGCCTGAAGGGCCACTTCACCAAGGACAACCATTTCGCGTTCGAAGCGGTCGCCTGGTACTGGCACTTCGTCGACGTCGTGTGGCTGGGCCTGTTCCTGTTCGTTTACGTGCTGTAA